The following proteins are co-located in the Trichormus variabilis 0441 genome:
- a CDS encoding GNAT family N-acetyltransferase produces the protein MFQYRFKWSFSSDPNLSDRLFELIEVIFPGLNDLVERGRKLGASWESASTPFIRFHDDVAITHVGVLEIPMVIMGQRVTVGGIHGVATRPEFRRKGYYREVIEEVLEYCDQIYETLILTTPEPEYHLPFGFRVVEEYIFHLKCSSKGNVNGWRILDFSDNQDLALLHRLLETRAPVSHVVGVVNEKPVFFVNEGSRDLYYAEDLDLIACIKIENNRLHIFDLVATKICSLKEILGRTSEVIEEVKIYFSPDLLDVDNVQAFPYKLEDTVLMIRGQFAAVGEKFMLPRSARC, from the coding sequence ATGTTTCAATATCGATTTAAGTGGTCATTCTCAAGTGATCCTAACTTGAGCGATCGCCTTTTTGAATTGATAGAAGTCATATTCCCTGGACTTAATGATTTAGTAGAACGTGGACGAAAATTAGGCGCATCTTGGGAAAGTGCATCTACCCCGTTTATTCGCTTTCATGATGATGTAGCTATTACCCATGTAGGTGTGTTGGAAATTCCCATGGTAATTATGGGACAAAGGGTAACAGTGGGTGGAATCCACGGAGTAGCTACCCGTCCCGAATTTCGGAGAAAAGGTTATTACCGGGAAGTGATAGAGGAAGTACTGGAATATTGCGACCAAATTTATGAAACTTTAATATTAACAACACCAGAACCAGAATATCATTTACCTTTTGGTTTTCGGGTGGTGGAAGAATATATTTTTCATCTGAAATGTAGTTCCAAAGGTAATGTAAATGGCTGGAGAATCCTTGATTTTTCAGACAACCAAGATTTAGCATTGCTGCATAGACTTCTAGAAACACGCGCACCAGTTTCTCATGTAGTTGGGGTAGTTAATGAAAAACCTGTATTCTTTGTCAACGAAGGCAGCAGAGACTTATATTATGCAGAAGATTTAGACTTAATTGCTTGTATAAAGATAGAGAACAATCGACTGCATATCTTTGATTTAGTAGCCACAAAAATCTGCTCTTTAAAAGAGATTTTGGGAAGAACATCTGAAGTAATTGAAGAAGTGAAAATTTACTTTAGTCCAGACCTGCTTGATGTCGATAATGTACAAGCATTTCCGTATAAATTAGAAGACACTGTATTGATGATTCGTGGTCAATTTGCAGCCGTAGGGGAGAAATTTATGCTACCGCGTTCTGCGAGGTGTTAG
- a CDS encoding bifunctional acetate--CoA ligase family protein/GNAT family N-acetyltransferase, translating to MQKSLKPSSDRTSDILQAEKLNPLDAIFAPQSVAIIGASEKVGSVGRTILWNLISNPFGGTVFPVNPKRHSVLGIKAYPSIASIPETVDLAIIATPAPTVPGIISECVDAGVQGAIIISAGFKEAGAEGIALERQILAEARRGNIRIIGPNCLGVMSPRTGLNATFASSMARSGNVGFLSQSGALCTAILDWSVRENVGFSAFVSIGSMLDVGWGDLIYYLGDDPQTKSIVIYMESIGDARSFISAAREVALTKPIIVIKAGRTEAAAKAAASHTGALAGSDAVLDAAFRRCGVLRVNSISDLFDMAEVLAKQPRPKGPRLTILTNAGGPGVLATDALIETGGEIAPISPETITSLDQILPTHWSHANPIDILGDADPQRYTQALEIAAKDPNSDGLLVILTPQAMTDPTQTAEQLKPYAQIAGKPILASWMGGADVATGEVILNRQRIPTYAYPDTAARVFSYMWQSSYNLRGIYETPVLPVDAASGLPDRHLVENIISTARQAKRTILTEDESKQILAAYGIPIVATCVAKTEDEAIKCAESIGYPVVVKLYSHTITHKTDVGGVQLNLPDADAVRRAYRMIAASVEQKVGSEHFLGVTVQPMVKMDGYELIIGSSLDPQFGPVLLFGAGGQLVEVFQDRAIALPPLNSTLARRMMEHTKIYKALKGVRGRQSVDMEGLEQLMVAFSRLVVEQRWIKEIDINPLLASPVQENGENSSLIALDARVVLHEPDVTEDQLPKLAIRPYPTQYVEQWTMKDGTPVTIRPIRPEDEPLLVQFHKTLSEESVYFRYFHLMKLSHRITHERLTRICFIDYDREMALVIESQGEILAVGRLSKLHGTKTAEFAMLVSDRYQCQGLGAELLRRLLQIGRDEQIERITADILADNYGMQRVCEKLGFKLERTAEASVMKAELVIGH from the coding sequence ATGCAGAAATCTCTCAAGCCAAGCAGTGACCGTACCTCTGATATCTTACAGGCAGAGAAGTTAAACCCCCTTGATGCCATCTTTGCGCCCCAAAGTGTCGCCATTATTGGTGCTAGCGAAAAGGTGGGTAGTGTAGGACGCACCATCTTATGGAACTTGATTAGTAACCCCTTTGGCGGTACTGTTTTCCCAGTCAATCCTAAACGTCATAGTGTTTTGGGAATTAAAGCCTACCCTTCAATTGCGTCTATTCCCGAAACCGTAGATTTGGCAATTATCGCTACCCCAGCACCCACAGTACCGGGGATTATTTCTGAGTGTGTGGATGCGGGTGTGCAAGGGGCAATTATTATTTCTGCTGGCTTTAAAGAAGCTGGTGCTGAGGGTATAGCTTTAGAAAGGCAGATTTTAGCAGAGGCGCGGCGCGGTAACATTCGCATCATTGGCCCCAACTGCTTGGGTGTGATGAGTCCCCGTACTGGCCTAAATGCTACCTTCGCCAGTTCAATGGCGCGTTCTGGAAATGTGGGTTTTCTCAGTCAAAGTGGCGCACTGTGTACCGCCATCCTGGATTGGAGTGTGCGGGAAAATGTCGGTTTTAGTGCCTTTGTCTCCATTGGTTCCATGCTAGATGTGGGTTGGGGCGACCTGATTTATTATCTTGGTGATGACCCCCAGACTAAAAGTATAGTCATATACATGGAATCAATTGGTGATGCGCGGTCTTTTATCTCCGCAGCACGAGAAGTTGCACTCACCAAACCAATAATTGTGATTAAAGCCGGACGTACAGAAGCAGCCGCCAAAGCAGCCGCCTCTCATACTGGTGCATTGGCGGGGAGTGATGCTGTGTTAGATGCAGCTTTCCGGCGTTGTGGGGTATTGCGGGTAAATAGTATTTCTGATTTGTTCGATATGGCGGAAGTACTAGCCAAACAACCCCGCCCCAAAGGCCCAAGACTGACGATTTTGACTAATGCTGGCGGGCCTGGAGTCCTGGCCACAGATGCGTTAATTGAAACTGGCGGCGAAATTGCCCCCATTTCCCCAGAAACAATTACCTCCCTCGACCAAATCCTACCTACACACTGGAGTCATGCTAACCCAATTGATATTCTCGGTGATGCTGACCCCCAACGCTACACTCAAGCTTTAGAAATCGCTGCTAAAGACCCCAACAGCGATGGTTTATTGGTGATTCTCACTCCCCAAGCCATGACAGACCCCACCCAAACGGCGGAACAGTTGAAACCCTACGCCCAAATTGCTGGTAAACCCATTTTGGCAAGTTGGATGGGGGGTGCAGATGTGGCTACGGGAGAAGTTATTCTCAATCGTCAACGTATCCCCACTTATGCTTATCCAGATACGGCGGCGCGGGTGTTTAGTTATATGTGGCAATCTAGCTACAATCTGCGTGGTATCTACGAAACGCCTGTATTACCTGTGGATGCTGCATCTGGTTTACCAGACCGTCATTTAGTAGAGAATATTATCTCTACAGCCCGTCAGGCAAAACGGACAATTTTAACTGAAGATGAATCCAAGCAGATTTTAGCAGCCTATGGCATCCCGATTGTGGCTACTTGTGTGGCTAAAACTGAGGATGAGGCGATTAAATGTGCTGAGAGTATTGGTTATCCCGTCGTTGTCAAACTGTATTCCCACACAATTACCCATAAAACTGATGTGGGTGGTGTGCAGTTAAACCTCCCCGATGCAGACGCAGTACGCCGCGCTTATCGGATGATTGCTGCATCGGTGGAACAGAAAGTGGGTAGTGAACATTTCTTGGGTGTAACTGTCCAGCCAATGGTAAAAATGGATGGCTACGAATTGATTATTGGGAGTAGCCTTGACCCCCAATTTGGGCCAGTGTTGTTATTTGGTGCTGGTGGACAATTAGTGGAAGTATTTCAAGATCGAGCGATCGCCCTTCCTCCCCTTAATAGTACCTTAGCTCGGCGCATGATGGAACACACCAAGATTTACAAAGCCCTTAAAGGTGTGCGGGGAAGGCAAAGTGTCGATATGGAAGGACTAGAACAACTAATGGTGGCGTTTAGTCGGTTGGTAGTCGAACAGCGTTGGATTAAGGAAATTGATATTAATCCCTTGCTGGCTTCACCTGTGCAGGAGAATGGGGAAAACTCCTCACTGATTGCCCTAGATGCACGGGTTGTTTTGCATGAACCAGATGTGACAGAAGACCAACTACCAAAGTTAGCAATTCGACCTTACCCCACCCAATATGTGGAACAGTGGACAATGAAAGACGGGACTCCCGTAACCATCCGTCCAATTCGTCCCGAAGATGAGCCGTTGTTAGTACAATTCCACAAGACACTTTCCGAGGAAAGCGTTTACTTTCGTTACTTCCACCTGATGAAATTGAGTCATCGCATCACCCATGAACGACTCACCCGCATCTGCTTTATTGACTATGACCGAGAAATGGCTTTGGTTATAGAGTCTCAAGGGGAAATTTTGGCAGTTGGGAGGTTAAGTAAACTGCATGGGACAAAGACAGCCGAGTTTGCTATGTTAGTAAGCGATCGCTATCAATGTCAGGGTTTAGGTGCAGAGTTACTGCGGCGCTTGCTGCAAATTGGACGCGATGAGCAAATCGAACGCATCACAGCCGATATCCTAGCTGATAATTATGGGATGCAGCGAGTGTGCGAAAAGCTAGGTTTTAAGCTAGAACGCACCGCCGAAGCAAGTGTTATGAAAGCGGAATTGGTTATTGGTCATTAG
- a CDS encoding HybD peptidase, which produces MKKTVMVIGYGNDLRSDDGIGKWIANEVDSWHLPSVESLAVHQLTTDLADSLANVNMAIFIDACLPVDGFDVKVQPLLAADDIDSNVHTGDPRSLLALTQALYGNCPTAWWVTIPGVNFEIGDRFSPTAETGKAIALVKIIQILDKVKNLWFEIGAVA; this is translated from the coding sequence ATGAAAAAAACTGTAATGGTGATTGGATATGGCAATGATCTGCGTAGTGATGACGGTATTGGAAAATGGATCGCTAATGAGGTAGATTCCTGGCATTTACCATCTGTTGAATCCCTTGCAGTTCATCAACTTACAACTGATTTAGCGGATTCATTAGCCAATGTTAACATGGCTATTTTTATCGATGCTTGTTTGCCAGTAGATGGCTTTGATGTCAAAGTACAGCCACTCTTAGCGGCCGATGATATCGATAGTAACGTCCATACAGGTGATCCGCGATCGCTTTTAGCCTTGACACAAGCCCTTTATGGTAATTGTCCAACAGCTTGGTGGGTAACGATTCCAGGCGTTAACTTTGAAATAGGCGATCGCTTTTCACCCACTGCGGAAACTGGGAAGGCGATCGCTTTAGTGAAAATCATTCAAATACTTGACAAAGTGAAAAATTTATGGTTTGAAATTGGGGCTGTAGCATAA
- the hppD gene encoding 4-hydroxyphenylpyruvate dioxygenase, whose protein sequence is MKIDHVHFYVEDAKVWRDWFLKYLGFTAVTSNISSLHTCTEVVKSGDVCFLLSSPLLPTSPVAEFLRQHPPGVADVAFAVKDVETAIAHAEAHGATILQSIGERRIGNISRKCGKIAAWGGLTHTLIEKLSPDSQIIASPNFITAIDHIVLNVAIGELEAAVAWYEKILDLQPRQAFKIQTDRSALHSQVMVSRDGSVQLPINEPASSNSQIQEFLNFNRGAGIQHIALQTQNIVDAIAQFRNGGLPLLSVPQTYYTQLKQRLEIPLSSTELEAIAQQEILVDWRKDNQNGVLLQIFSQPIFAEPTFFLEFIERRSQAQGFGEGNFRALFEAIESEQMKRGTLQ, encoded by the coding sequence ATGAAAATTGATCATGTTCATTTCTATGTCGAAGATGCCAAGGTGTGGCGGGATTGGTTCCTCAAATATTTGGGCTTTACCGCAGTAACTAGTAATATCAGTTCTCTACACACCTGTACAGAGGTAGTGAAAAGTGGAGATGTCTGCTTTTTGCTATCTTCTCCATTATTGCCTACTAGTCCCGTAGCGGAATTTCTGCGTCAACATCCTCCTGGTGTGGCAGATGTGGCTTTTGCGGTAAAAGATGTAGAAACAGCGATCGCTCATGCCGAGGCTCACGGTGCTACAATCCTACAATCCATAGGGGAACGTCGCATTGGTAATATCTCCCGCAAGTGTGGCAAAATTGCGGCTTGGGGTGGCTTAACTCATACGTTAATCGAAAAATTAAGTCCAGATAGCCAAATAATTGCATCACCTAATTTTATTACCGCTATAGACCATATAGTCTTAAACGTCGCCATAGGTGAGTTAGAAGCGGCTGTAGCTTGGTATGAGAAAATTCTCGATTTGCAACCCCGACAAGCTTTTAAAATCCAAACCGATCGCTCGGCGCTGCACAGCCAAGTCATGGTTTCCCGTGATGGTAGTGTACAATTGCCAATTAACGAGCCAGCATCCAGCAATTCCCAAATACAAGAATTTCTCAACTTTAACCGAGGAGCAGGTATTCAACATATTGCCTTGCAAACACAAAATATTGTCGATGCGATCGCCCAATTTCGTAACGGTGGTTTACCATTGCTTTCAGTTCCGCAAACTTATTACACACAACTCAAACAGCGTCTAGAAATCCCTCTCTCATCTACAGAATTAGAGGCGATCGCTCAACAAGAAATTCTGGTAGACTGGCGAAAAGATAATCAAAATGGGGTATTATTGCAAATTTTCAGCCAACCCATATTTGCAGAACCAACTTTTTTCTTAGAATTTATTGAACGTCGTTCCCAAGCACAAGGCTTCGGTGAAGGTAACTTCCGCGCCTTATTTGAAGCCATCGAAAGCGAACAAATGAAGCGGGGAACTCTTCAATAA
- a CDS encoding SDR family oxidoreductase — protein MQNKVVVIVGASGGIGSALADKLASVGAKLVLAARDSSRLAALANDLPGEVLTIPTDITDASQVENLIQKTVAEFGQIDVLVNAAGVGILKPYNSVEPADLDKMLDVNLKGSFYTTQAAAEEMQKRKSGHICNVVGILGKHSMPMAAAYSASKFGVVGFSKCLAEELKRFGIKFTLFYFGGVDSPFWDNVSLKVDRKKMLSTETAANAIFFALSAEPQAVPLEINIQPDSHLFF, from the coding sequence ATGCAGAATAAAGTTGTGGTAATTGTGGGTGCGAGTGGCGGTATTGGTTCAGCCTTGGCTGATAAACTAGCTTCTGTTGGGGCGAAATTAGTGCTAGCAGCCAGAGATAGCAGTCGTTTGGCGGCGTTGGCGAATGATTTACCGGGGGAAGTCTTAACTATTCCTACAGACATTACTGACGCGTCACAGGTGGAGAATTTAATCCAAAAAACAGTGGCGGAGTTTGGTCAAATAGATGTATTAGTAAACGCAGCTGGTGTTGGTATTCTCAAGCCGTACAACAGCGTGGAACCAGCCGATTTAGACAAAATGTTAGATGTCAACCTCAAAGGTAGCTTCTACACAACTCAAGCAGCAGCCGAAGAGATGCAGAAACGCAAGTCTGGACATATTTGCAATGTCGTGGGAATTTTAGGTAAGCACTCAATGCCGATGGCTGCTGCTTATTCTGCCTCTAAGTTTGGTGTTGTGGGTTTTAGCAAATGCTTGGCGGAAGAACTGAAGCGTTTTGGGATTAAATTTACCTTATTTTATTTTGGTGGCGTAGACTCCCCATTCTGGGATAATGTCAGTCTGAAGGTAGACAGGAAAAAAATGCTGAGTACTGAGACTGCCGCTAATGCTATTTTCTTTGCTCTCTCGGCTGAACCACAAGCTGTACCGCTAGAAATTAACATTCAGCCTGATAGCCACTTGTTTTTCTAG
- a CDS encoding class I SAM-dependent methyltransferase, which produces MTNDFLKNKKFIFDRWANSYDWLFPSIFYQAIHKRLLEFVDLPQPANILDLGCGTGRLLERLANKFPKLRGTGLDLSSNMLRQARLSNRHHPRLIFLEGKAESLPFGDGQFDAVFNTISFLHYREPEQVLQEVSRVLSPGGRFYLVDFTTTREKLPEILPISSQGIRFYSPHQREVLGSSAGLLCVNHHYLLGPVLLTIFAKPS; this is translated from the coding sequence ATGACTAATGATTTCTTAAAGAACAAAAAGTTTATTTTTGACCGTTGGGCTAATAGTTATGACTGGCTATTTCCCTCAATTTTTTACCAAGCCATTCACAAGCGGTTGCTGGAATTTGTCGATTTACCACAGCCAGCCAACATACTTGATTTAGGTTGTGGAACTGGGCGCTTATTAGAACGCCTTGCGAATAAATTTCCAAAACTGCGAGGTACAGGCTTAGATTTATCTTCTAATATGTTACGCCAAGCAAGACTGAGTAATCGCCATCATCCCCGGTTAATTTTTCTGGAAGGGAAAGCGGAATCTCTTCCTTTCGGTGATGGTCAATTTGATGCTGTGTTCAACACCATCAGTTTCTTGCATTATCGTGAACCGGAACAGGTGCTACAAGAAGTGTCGCGGGTGCTTTCTCCTGGTGGACGTTTTTATTTGGTGGACTTTACCACCACAAGGGAAAAATTACCAGAAATATTGCCAATATCTTCTCAGGGAATTAGATTCTATAGCCCCCACCAACGTGAAGTTCTCGGCTCATCGGCGGGGCTATTGTGTGTGAATCATCATTATTTATTAGGGCCGGTTTTGCTGACTATTTTTGCTAAACCAAGCTGA
- a CDS encoding Mo-dependent nitrogenase C-terminal domain-containing protein — translation MTSLLQTYSHKDLLHPIRIWLGRVEIHNSKLARLLCKVIPAQCPFERDVNLFGRILFHIPPMCKLNPLYEEVVGLRFKALCYLADECGEDITVYC, via the coding sequence ATGACAAGCTTACTGCAAACTTACTCTCACAAAGACTTACTACATCCTATCCGCATATGGTTAGGAAGAGTTGAAATTCATAACTCTAAACTAGCTCGTCTGTTATGCAAAGTCATCCCTGCTCAATGTCCGTTTGAAAGAGACGTGAACCTATTTGGCCGTATATTGTTTCATATTCCGCCAATGTGTAAGTTAAATCCTTTATATGAGGAAGTTGTGGGTTTACGTTTCAAAGCCTTGTGTTACCTAGCTGATGAGTGTGGAGAAGATATCACAGTTTATTGCTAG